GGGGGCCGCTGAGGCGGGAGCACGACGATGGTCGACGGGGGTTGGACGACGCATACCCGGAGAAGGACGCTGGGCATGCTGGGGGCGGTCGGGGCGGCGGCGGTGCTGGGCGGCGCGACGTACGGCGGGGGCCGGCCGTCGCGGGCCGCCCCGTCGGCCGACCCGTGGTATCCCGGGGATCCGACGGACGTGCCGCCCACGGCTGACCGGGGGCCCGCGCCGGGCCGGCCGACGGTGGCGGCGGAGAACACCCGTCCCGGCACCACCGGATTCCGGCTCACCGGGCACCGGTTCGGCACCGACCGCGCCGGCGAGATCGCCGGGTACGCGCATGCCACCAGCGTCGCCCCCGGCCAGGAGCTGGAGTTCCGGGTCTCCGTGGCGGCGGCCCGGCGCTGGCGGGTGACCGTCCACCGGATCGGCCACTACGGCGGCGCCGGGGCCCGGACGGTGACCGCGAGCCCATGGCTGCCCGGCACCCGCCAGCCCGCGCCGCAGGTCGACCCCGACACCGGGGCGGTCTCCTGCGCCTGGTCGACCGGGTGGCGGCTGCGCGTCCTCCCGGACTGGCCGAGCGGCCTCTACCTGGCCCTGCTCAGCAGCGACAGCGACCACCACCGGTGGATCCCGTTCGTGGTCCGGGACCCGGCGCGCACCGACGGGGCACTGGTCGTCCTGCCCACCAGCACCTGGCAGGCGTACAACGGCTGGCCGTTGGACGGGCGGACCGGCGCCAGCCTCTACTACGGTTACGCCGGCGGCGGGCACCGGGACGCCGACCACCGGGCCCGGGCGGTCAGCCACGACCGGCCGTACTCCGACAGCGGTCTCCCCCAGCTCGCCGAGCACGACATCGGCTTCGTCCAGTGGGCCGAGGGGCAGGGTCCGGAGTTCACGTACGCCACCAGCGAGGACCTGCACACCGGGCGGGTGGACCCGGGGCGGTACCGGGCGGTCGTCTTCCCCGGACACGACGAGTACTGGTCGGCGTCGATGCGCCGGGCGGTCGTCGCGGCCCGCAACGGCGGCACCAGCCTGGTCTTCCTCGGCGCCAACAACTGCTACTGGCGGATCGACTACGGGCACGGCGACCGGCTGGTCCGCTGCGCCAAGAGCGCGGTGCCCAAGGGGGGCCCGGTCCCGCCGACGACGAGGTGGCGCGCCACCGGCAACCCCGAGCAGCAGTTCATCGGCGTCCAGTACGTCAGCGTCGTCGACGGGCACGCGCCGCTGGTGGTGCGGGGCAGCGACCACTGGTTCTGGGCCGGGACGGGCGTCCGCGACGGCGAACTGATCCCCGAGGTGGTGTGGGGCGAGGCCGACCAGCGGATGCCGGGGGTGGCCGGCCCGGCGACGGTGGAGCGGACGCTGCTCGCCGACTCGCCGTTCAGCCGGGAGGGCGGGACCATCCGGCAGCAGAGCAGTCTCTGTCGGGCGACCTCGGGCGCCTGGGTGTTCGCCGCCGGCTCGCTGGGCTGGACCCGGGTGCTGGCCGACCCGGAGGTCGCCGACCCGCGCCTGGCCCGCGCCACCGCCAACCTGCTGCACCGGGTGCTCGCCGACTGACGGGCCGGCCGGCCCGACGCGTGGTCGGGCCGGCACCCCGGTCAGTACGCCAGCGCGGCCCGCAGGTAACGCAGGTCGGCCGGACCGCCCCAGCGGTGCGCCGACAGACCCGCCACCCGGGCCCCGGCGACCGCCCGGGGCTCGTCGTCGACGAAGAGCACCCGCGCCGGCGGGGTCGCCAACGCCTCGCAAGCCGCCTGGAAATACTCCTTCGCGGGCTTGTGCACCCCGATCACCGACGAGTTGACCACCACGTCGAAGTCGTCGGTCAGCCCCAGCGCGGCCAGGTCGGCGTCGAGCTGGTCGGTGGCGTTCGTGCCCAGTCCCACCGGTACGCCCGCTGCCCGCACCTCCCGGACGAAGGCCAGCACCTCCGGGTCGACCTCGCCCCGGTAGCGCTGCCACTCGGCCACTGCCGCGCGGGCTCGCCCGGCGTCGCCGACGGAGGGGGTGAGCGCGTCCGCCACGCTGCTCATCCACTCGGCGTGGCTGACCTTGCCGACCAGTACCGGCTGGAGCACGTCCCACGACATGGCGATCTCGCCGAGCACCCCGTCGGAGAGCCCGTACGCCCGCTCGACGCGGGCGGCCACCGTCGGGTCCCAGCGGCGCAGCACCCCGTCGAAGTCGATCAGGAGGGCCGTCGCGCGTTCCCGAGCCACTAGTCGTTCTCCTCGCCGCGGCCAGGCCGCTCGTCGTCGTCGGCCCGGTTGAGCCGTTGGCTGATCACCTGGGTGACCCCGCTGCGCATGGTCACACCGTAGAGCGCGTCAGCGATCTCCATCGTCCGCTTCTGGTGGGTGATGACGATCAGCTGACTCTTCTCCCGCAACTGCGCCAGCAACGTGATCAGGCGGCCCAGGTTGACGTCGTCGAGGGCCGCCTCCACCTCGTCCATGATGTAGAACGGGCTGGGCCGGGCACGGAAGATGGCCACCAGCATCGCCACCGCGGTCAGCGACCGCTCGCCGCCGGAGAGCAGCGACAGCCGCTTGATCTTCTTGCCCGGGGGCCGGGCCTCCACCTCGACGCCCGTGGTCAGCAGGTCGTCGGGGTCGGTGAGGATCAGCCGCCCCTCGCCGCCGGGGAAGAGCACGGTGAAGACCTGCTCGAACTCCCGGGCGGTGTCCGCGAACGCGCTGGCGAAGACCTCCAGGATCCGGTCGTCGACGTCCTTGACCACGGTGAGCAGGTCCCGCCGGGTGGCCTTGAGGTCCTCCAGCTGCTCGGAGAGGAACTTGAAGCGTTCCTCCAGCGCGGCGAACTCCTCCAGGGCGAGCGGGTTGACCTTGCCGAGCAGGGCCAGTTCCCGTTCCGCCTTCGCGGCCCGCTTCTCCTGCACCGGCCGCTCGTAGCGGACCGGCTCGGGCACCGGCAGGCCGTCCTTCTCGGCCGCCGCGACGTCCACCTGGGTGGGCGGGACGAGCTGCTCCGGGCCGTACTCGGCGACCAGGGTGGGCACGTCGAGACCGAAGTCCTCGGCGGCCTTAGCCTCCAACTGCTCGATCCGCATCCGCTGCTCGGCGCGGGCCACCTCGTCCCGGTGCACCTGGCTGGTCAGCCGGTCCAGTTCCGCGCCGAGCCGCTTGGCCGCGCCGCGTACCTCCTGGAGTTCGGCCTCGCGCGCGGCGCGCTGCCGGGCGACGGCGTCGCGGTGCTCCTCGGCCTGCCCGATCGAGACGGTGAGCCGGGTCAGCGCCTCGCGGGCGCCGCCGACCACGGCGCGGGCGATCGCCGCGCCACGGGTGCGGGCCGCCCGCCGGGCCGCCGCCCGCTCGCGGGCGGACCGCTCGGCGGCGGCCTGCCGCGCCAGCGAGTCGGCCCGGCCGGCGATCGAGGAGACCCGCTCCTCGGCGGTACGCACCGCGAGCCGGACCTCCATCTCGTTCTGCCGGGCCTGGGGTACGAGCGCGGCGAGCTGGTCCCGCTCCTCGGTGGAGGGTTCGGCGTCGAGCGGGGTGTCCTCGGCCAGCCGCAGCCGCTCCTCCAGCTCGGCCAGGGTCAGCAGGTCCCGTTCGCGGGCCGCCTCGGCGCGGGCCCGGGACTCGCCGAGCCGGTCGGTCTCCGCCTTCGCCGACCGGGCGGCGGCACCCAGCTCGGCCAGCCGGCGGGCGGCGGCGTTGCGGTGGCTCTCCGCCTCCCGCCTGGCCGCGGCGGCGTGCTGCACCGCCTCCTTGGCGACGGCCACCTCGGCGCGCGCGTCGACGAGCTGTTCGCGCAGCTCGGCGCTGGTCCGCTCGGCGGCGAGCCGGTTCGTCCGGGCCTCCTCGACGGCGGCCTGCACCTCCAGATAGCTGGGCGCCTTCGCCGACCCGCCGGCCGCCGCGTACGCCCCCACCACGTCACCGTCGGGGGTGACCGCGCGCAGCTCCGCGTTGCCGGCGACCAGCTCGGCGGCGGCGGCGAGGTCGTCGACGAGCACCACGTCCCGCAGCGCTCGGTGCACGGCCGGGCGGATCTCGGCGGCGCACTCCACCAGGTCGGGCGCCCAGTGGGCGTGCTCGGGCAGCTTGGGCCGGAGCACGTCGGGCGAGCCGTCCATGCCGGGGCCGGCGGGGCTGCCCACCAGCAGGCCGGCCCGGCCGGCGTCGGATATCTTCAGCAGCCGCATCGCCTCGACCGCCTCGTCGACGCCGCTGACCGCGACCGCGTCGGCGAGCCCACCGAGCGCCGCCGCCAGCGCCGCCTCGTGACCGGGGGCGACGGTGAGCAGCCCGGCCAGGCTGCCGAGCAGACCCGGTACGTCACCGGCCCGGGCCAGCAGGGCACCCGCGCCGTCCTTGCGGCGCAGGCCGAGGGCGAGCGCCTCCTCACGGGCCTTCCAGGTGGCGGCGTCCTTCTCGGCCGCGCGCTCGGCGTCGGCGAGCGACCGGACGGCGGCCTGCGCCTGCTCGTGGACGGTCACCGCCTCGGCGTGCCGGGCGTCCAGGTCGGCGTTGTCCCGGTCCGCCTCGGATGACTGCTCGGCGACGGCGTCCAGGTCGGCCTGGGCCTTCTCGGCGCGGGCCAGCGCGTCGGTGTGGGCGACGGCGAGCCGTTCGATCTCCTCGCCGGCGCTGGTGGTCCGGGCCCGGGCCGAGTTGACCTGGCCGGTGAGGCGGGCCAGCCCCTCCCGCCGGTCGGCGATCGCCTTGGCGGCGGCCACCAGCTCCCGCTCGGCGGCGGCGAGCTGGCGTTCCAGCTCCTGCCGGTGCTCGACCGCCTCGGCGAGCCGGATCTGGTCGTCGGTCAGCGCCGCCCGCAGCTCCTCCTCCTGCTCGCGGACCCGCTGCGACTCGGCCTCCAACTGGTCGGGGTCGCGGCCGGGACGCTCGTCGTCCGGGGTGGCGCTGAGGTGCCGCAGCCGTTCCCGGGCGAGCTGCTCGATCGAGCGGAACCGCTCGGCGAGGGCGGAGAGCCTGTACCAGGTGTCCTGGGCGGCGGCGAGCAGCGGCGCGTCCTCGGCGAGGGCGGCCTCCAGCTCACCGAGCCGGGCCTGCACCTCGGTGTGCTCGGCGTCCAGCTCCGTACGCCGCTCGCGCAGCGCGGTCTCGTCGGCGATCTCCTTGTCCAGCGTGGTCCGCAGGGTGTGCAGGTCGTCGGCGAGCAGCCGGAGCCGGGCGTCGCGCAGGTTGGCCTGGATGGCGGCGGCACGGCGGGCCACCTCGGCCTGCCGGCCCAGCGGCTTGAGCTGGCGGCGCAGCTCGGCGGTGAGGTCGGTCAGCCGGTTGAGGTTCGTCTGCATCGCGTCGAGCTTCCGCAGCGCCTTCTCCTTGCGCTTGCGGTGCTTGAGGACGCCGGCCGCCTCCTCGATGAACGACCGCCGGTCCTCCGGCTTGGCGTGCAGCATGCCGTCGAGCCGCCCCTGCCCGACGATGATGTGCATCTCCCGGCCGATGCCGGAGTCCGACAGCAGCTCCTGGATGTCGAGCAGCCGGCAGGTGTCGCCGTTGATCTCGTACTCGCTCTCGCCGGAGCGGAACATCCGGCGGGTGATGGAGACCTCGGTGTACTCGATCGGCAGGGCGCCGTCGGTGTTGTCGATGGTGAGGGTGACCTCGGCCCGGCCCAGCGGCGCCCGGCCGGCGGTGCCGGCGAAGATGACGTCCTCCATCTTGCCGCCGCGCAGCGCCTTCGCGCCCTGCTCGCCGAGCACCCAGGCGATGGCGTCGACGACGTTGGACTTGCCGGAGCCGTTCGGACCCACCACACAGGTGATCCCGGGCTCCAGCTTCAGCGTCGTCGCGGAGGCGAAGGACTTGAAGCCCTTCACCGTCAGGCTCTTGAGATGCACCTTCTCGATCCTCGTCCGGTGGCCGCCGTACCGTCGCCGGAGACGCGGACCTGGTGAACCCGCAGACTAACCCGGTGGTGGCGGCACCCTGGTACGCGACCCACCCGGTCCGGTTCGCGGATCGGCGGTGGACGACGCGGAAACTGCAAGATCCCCATTAGCGGGTCGACCCGTCCGCCGCATTTCCCGACGGGGCGCAAGATCGGAAATGGTGATCCGGAAATGGGTGCGGACAGAGCTGCGCGCCGGCACTTTCCGTGTCGGCGCGCGATTTACCGGTTGGTGCGATTCAGTTTTCCGACGACCGGGGCTCAGGTCAGCGCGGGCTCGGCCAGTCGGAGGAGGTCGTCCGCCTCCGCCGCAGCCGCCGCCAGCCGATCATTGTCGGCACGCAGACGCGTGATCTCGAACTCCAGTGCCTGAACCCTGGCACGCAGTCGGGTGACCTCGTCGAGCAGACGCCGGTCGGGCGCTGCACCTACGTGGCCGTAGAGGGCCTTCGCCATGCTGACTCCTTGATATGCGCTGCCGGAAAGGCCGGCCAACGCGCGCCCTGGTGTTCGCAGCTCTCATCCCCGACGATATGCGGGCATGACCGGGCGCGACTGGCGACACCTATATATTGAGCCGAGACCCCCTCCTTCGTCAAGTTCTCGCAGGCCGTAGATCATCTCCACGTCGACCTGTCCACTTGTCGGGGGGCTGCCACAAGGCGCGGACACGCTCTGTCCGGACGCCTTTACTGTACGCCCGACATTGTGGTTGCGGTCACGTCGCGAGTCGACTTCGCCTTAACTCTTTCTTAGCCACGTTGCCGCAGCTCTCGGCCCGCCCGTAGCGTCACCCCGGCCCGCAACCCACCCATGGAGGCGACAGGCGTGTACGGCTGGACCGACCCGATCGACCCGGAAGGCGCTCCCCGGCGCCCCGAGCCCCCGACCGACCAACCACCGGCGTGGCTCACCGACCGACCGGAGCCACGGTCGTCGTACCTCTTCGGTGACGAGCCGCAGGAGCCGACCGGCGCGCCGAGGTGGCAGTCGGAGCCGACCGGGCGGCTGCCGCACCCGGTGGCCCCCTTCGAGCGCGCCGGTCACCCGGTCGCGCCCTTCGAGCGGGCCGCGCAGGACCGGACCGGTGAGCTGCCCTACCCGGTCGCGCCCTTCGAGCGGGCCGCGCACGACCGGACCGCCCCGGTCGACCTGACCGCCGTGCGGGGCGCCGGCCCGGACGGGTCGGCCGACGGACGGCACCGCAACGGTCGGCGCTTCCCCCGTCCGCTGCTGATCGGCGGGGCCGCCGCCGCGGCGACCCTGGTGGTGAGCCTCGGCGTCGGCGCCCTGGTGCTGCCGAACAGCGACCCGCGCTCCGACGCGACCGCCGCCGTCGACGACACCGTCGCCGCCGCCCCGGCCGTCCCGGACACCTCGTCCGCCCCGGCCGACGCGCTCGCCGCCCCCTCGCCGACCACGTCGCCGAGCGCGACCCGGCCCAGCCCGACGCCCAGCCGGACGGTCAAGCCCGTGCCCAGCCGGACCACCGCGGCATCGCGCGACCTGCCCCGCAGCTCCGCGCCGAGCACCACCAGAGCGAAGACCACCTCCACCACCACCGGCACCGGCATCACCGCCGAGCTGCAGAAGGTCGTCGACCTGGTCAACGCCGAGCGGGCCAAGGCCGGCTGCAGGGCGCTGAGCGTCAACAGCAAGCTGATGACCGCCGCGCAGCGGCACAGCCAGGACCAGGCCGACCACCGCACCATGACGCACACCGGCAGCGACGGCAGCAAGGTGGGTCAGCGGCTCGACCGGGTCGGCTACGCCTGGCGGGGCTACGGCGAGAACGTCGCCTGGGGCCAGCCGACCCCGGCCGAGGTGATGCGCGACTGGATGAACAGCCAGGGCCACCGGGACAACATCCTGAACTGCTCGTTCACCCAGATCGGCGTGGGCGTGGCGCGGAGCAACGGGCCGTACTGGACGCAGGACTTCGGCACCCCGCGCTGACCGCGTCGTCTCCGAGACGGACTCGTTTGACCGGGTGAGGTACGCCGGGCGAAACCCGGCGTACCTCCCAGGGGCGGCAGCGGTGCCGCCCGCGACCCGGGAGAGCTGCCGATGCGGAACCGGCCGGCGCGCCTCGGCCGACGCGGAGTGCGCCGGATGCTGGCGGCGGCACTCGGCCTGACCCTGCTCGCCCCGCTGGTCGCCTGCCGGGCCACCCCGTTGGCCCCGCCCGGAGCGCCCACGGTCTGGCCGGCCGCGTCGGCCCGCCACTGGCAGTGGCAGTGGCAGCTCACCGGCCCGGTCGACGTGACCGTCGACGCGGACGTCTTCCTGCTCGACCCGGTCACCACCACCGCGGCCGAGACCGCCGCCCTGCGCGCCCGGCACCGCCGGCTGGTCTGCCAGGTCGCCGTCGGGACGTACGCGGGGACCGACCCGGACGCGAGCCGCTGGCCGGTGGCGGTGCGCGGCGCCCCGGTCGCCGGCCGGCCGGGCAGCCGCTGGCTGGACGTACGGCGGTGGGACAGCCTCGCCCCGGTGCTGGCCGACCGCTTCCGGCTCTGCCGCGGCAAGGGCTTCGGCGCGGTCGCGCTCGCCGACGCCGACGCGTACGCGCACCGCCCCGGCTTCCCGATCTCCTTCGACGACCAGTTGCTGGTCAACCGCCGGCTCGCCGCGCTGGCCCGCTCGCTGGACCTCTCCCCCGGCCTGGTCGACGCCGTGCCGCAGGTCGCGGCGTTGGCCCCGGACTTCGACTTCGCCGTCAACCAGGAGTGCGTCCGGCGGCGGGAGTGCGCCAGGCTGCTGCCCTTCGTCGACGCCGACAAGCCGGTCTTCCACGTGGAGTACAGCGGCGACCCGGCCACGTTCTGCGTCACCACCGTCGGGTACGGCTTCGCCTCCATCCGCAAGGACCGCAGCCTGGACGCGTGGCGGGAGCCCTGCCCCCTGCCCTGACCGGCCACCGAAGCCGGCCCGACGCCTCTCGGCGTTTCGTCACGCTGGGTACCGCCCGGATGGTTACCGGCAGTGGTCAGAAATATGCGGTCGCGTCCCGGATTTCCGCGCCTTTGCTCTGCAGCCCCATACGCATCACCCCGCTGAGCTTGGGTTACCCGCTTGCGCAGCTCTGCAGCCACCCACGCAGCGGTGACCGAGCGTCGCTGCTGCGTCGGTGGCTGCAGAGCAAAGGCAACCGACGGGGGCTCCGCTCGCAGGCGGTCTGTCGACCGGCGGGTGACCGGGAGCCGGCGCAGCCGGCGGGCGACCGGGAGCCGGCGCAGCCGGGGGGCGGGCGGTGGGCGTACCGGAGAGAAGGGTGACGCCGCCCCCGCCGGGGCGGGCGGGGGCGGCGTCGGGACGGACGAACGTCAGCCGGTGGTCGTGGCCGGGGCCGGCGTGCCGGTCCCGCCGCGCTGCGCCGGGATGTCGCCGTGCTCGGCGCTGAGCGGCGTCGCCAGGTCCTCCAGCGACTTCCCCTCGGCCTTCACGCCGAGCACCAACTCGACGATGCCACCGATGATCATGACGCTGGCACCGATCACGAAGGCCAGCACGGTGTCGCCGACCTTGCCGCTGCCGACCAGCTTCGAGAAGAGCAGCGGGCCGGTGATGCCACCGGCGGCGGTGCCGAGCGCGTAGAAGAAGGCGATGGCCATCGCCCGGGTCTCCATCGGGAAGATCTCGCTGACGGTCAGGTACGCCGCGCTGGCTCCCGCCGAGGCGAAGAAGAGCACCACGCACCAGCAGGCCGTCATGGTCACCGCGCTGAGCACGCCCGAGTGGAAGAGCCAGGCGGTGCCGAGCAGCAGCACCCCGGAGCCGATGTACGAGCCGGCGATCATCGGGACCCGGCCGACGGTGTCGAAGAGGCGGCCCAGGAACAGCGGTCCGAGCAGGTTGCCCACCGCGATCACCGCGAAGTAGTAGCCGCTGTTGCCCGGCGGGACGTCGAAGAACGTCTGCAGGATCTGGGCGAAGCCGAAGGTGATCGCGTTGTAGAGGAACGCCTGCCCGATGAAGAGCGAGAAGCCCAGCACGGCGCGCTTCGGGTAGCGGCGGAACAGGGTCTTCGCGATGTCCAGGAAGTTGGTGCTCTTGCGCTGCCGGATCTCGATGTAGTTGTCGGCCTCGGTGAGGTCCTTGCCGGTCTCCCGTTCGACCTCGGCCTCCACCGAGTCGACCAGTGTGTTCGCCTCGTCGGCGCGGCCGTGGATGAACAGCCAGCGTGGGCTCTCCGGGACGTGCCGGCGCACGATCAGGATCACCACGCCGAGCACCGCGCCCAGCCCGAACGCCACCCGCCAGCCCAGGTTGGTCGGCAGGCCGTTGAGCAGCGGCACGGTCAGCAGCGCGCCCAGCGCCGCGCCCAGCCAGAAGGTGCCGTTGATGATGATGTCGATCCGGCCCCGGTGCCGCGCCGGGATCAGCTCGTCGATCGCCGAGTTGATCGCCGCGTACTCGCCACCGATGCCCATGCCGGTCAGGAACCGGAACAGGAAGAACCACCAGGTGTCGAAGGAGAGCGCGGTCATCGCGGTGGCGACCAGATAGAGGCCGAGGGTCAGGAGGAACAGCTTCTTGCGGCCGAACCGGTCGGTCAACCAGCCGAAGAAGAGCGCGCCCACGCAGGCGCCCGCCACGTAGAGCGCGGCGGCGAGGCCGGTGACCTGGCTCTGGGTGATGTTCAGACCGCTGCCCGGCTCGGCGAGCTTGCCGGAGAGGTTGCCGACGATGGTCACCTCGAGGCCGTCGAGGATCCACACCGTGCCGAGGCCGATCACGATCATCCAGTGCCAGCGGGACCACGGGAGCCGGTCCAGCCGGGCCGGGACGTTGGTCCGTACGGTGCCGGGCCGCACGTCGGTGCTCACGACGCGCTCCGGGAGGAATCGGGGGTTGCCGGGGCGCAACGACGGGCCGCCGGCTCGAGCTGTTCGTCCATGGCGGGGCAGATGCCCAGCGGCCCGGTCCGTTAATCCTGTCCACGCACGGGAGAGGGCCCCGGTCGATGCCCGGGGCCCTCTCGGCGCGGTGGTCAGCGGGCGCCGACCAGCTCCGGGGTGGGCGTCGGCGGGTCGGCCGGCGGGGTCGCCACCCGGCCGCGCAGGAAGCGCGGCGCCCACCAGTTGGCGTCACCGAGCAGCGTCATCAGCGACGGCAGCACCACCGCCCGGATGATCGTGGCGTCCAGCAGGATCGCCGCGGCCAGGCCGATGCCGAGCTGCTTCATGTCGATCGTGCTCAGCGAGGCGAAGATCGCGAAGACGCCGACCATCACGATCGCCGCGCTGGTCACCACGCCCGCCGACGAGGTGATCCCGTACGCCACCGCGTCACGGTTCGGCATGCCCGCCCGGACCCCCTCGCGGATCCGGCTGACCACGAAGACGTGGTAGTCCATGGAGAGGCCGAAGAGCACCACGAAGAGGAAGAGCGGCAGCCAGGAGACGATCGCTCCCATCGAGGTGAACCCGAGCAGCCCGCCGGCCCAGTCGCCCTGGAAGACCAGCACCAGCAGCCCGTACGCGGCCCCGGCGGAGAGCAGGTTGAGCACGATCGAGGTGAGCGCGACCACCACCGACCGGAAGGTCAGCACCATCACCAGGAAGGTCAGCACCAGCACGAAGCCCATCACCAGCGGCAGCTTGTCCCGGATGTGCGCGGCGTAGTCCTCGCTGTCGGCGACGCCGCCGCCGATCGCGTACTCGATGCCGGGGATGCCGCGCAGGGTGGCGGGTGCCAGGTCGTCACGGAGCCGGTGCAGCGAGCGGGCCGCCTCGTCGGTGCGGCTCGCGTACGGGGTGGCCACCTCCAGCACCGACACCCGCCGGTCCGCCGACACCTTGACCTTCGGGCCGTCCCCCTCGGCCGGCGCGAAGATCGGGTCGGCGGCGGCCCGACCGGCCAGGTCGGTCAGCGCCGCCCGCACCCGGTCGGCCTGCCCGGCGGGCGCCCGCACCGCCACCAGGTGGGTGGTGCCGGTGCTCGGGAAGGCGGCGGTGAGCCGGTCGTACGCCTGCATGGCCGGGGTGGTCCGGGGCAGGTCCTCCATGCCGGGGAACTTCAGCTTCATGCCCAGCGCCGGCGCGGCCAGGGCGAGCAGCAGCCCCACCGAGACGACCAGGGTGATCCGTGGCGCCCGCAGCGCCGGGCGGAGCACCGCCGGCCAGAACCGCGGCCCCCGCCCGCCGTGCCGCCCGGTACGCGGGGCGGTGAGCCGCCACAGCAGCGGCACCCGGGGCCGGTCGACCCAGCGGCCCAGCTTGGCCAGGAGCGCCGGCAGCACGGTCAGCGAGCCGGTCACCGCGACCGCGACCACCAGGATCGAGCCGACGGCGAGCGAGGAGAAGACCGCGTCGTTGGCGAGCAGCAGCCCGGCCATCGAGATGATCACGGCGAAGCCGGAGACCACCACGGCGTGCCCGGAGGTCTCCGCCGCGATCTCCACCGCGTCCAGGCCGGAGCGGCCCCTGGCGCGTTCCTCGCGTTCCCGCCGCACGTAGAAGAGCGAGTAGTCGACGCCGACGGCCATGCCGATCAGCAGGATCACGCTGGAGGTGGTGTCGGTGGCCGGCACCAGGTGCGAGGCGAGGGTGGAGAGCCCCATCGCCGCCGCCACCGAGCTGAGCGCGAGCAGCACCGGCACGCCGGCCGCGATCAGCGCCCCGAACGCGATGATCAGAATGGCCAGGGTGACCGGCAGGCTGAGCAGCTCGGCCCGCTTGAAGTCCTTGCCGAGGGTGTCGTCGAGGGCCCGGTTGATCGACGGGCCGCCGACCTGTTCGACCCGTAGTCCCGGGTGCGCCGCCTGGACCTGCGCGGTGGTGTCCCGCAGCGGCTGCACCCGGTCGGAGGCGGTCTTCGGGTCGCCGGACATGGTGACCGGCAGCAGCAGCGCGGCGCCGTCGCGGGACGGCACCGGCGTACCGACCGAGGCGACGCCGGTCACCTGGCGCAGCCGCGCCGCCGCGTCGTCGGCCGCGGCCTTCGCGGCGGTCGGGTCGAGCGCCCCGGTGCGCGGCGTGATCAGCACGTTCTCCACGGCGGGGTCGTCGAAGTGGCCGCCGTCGACGATCAGCTGGGCGCGTCCCGCCTCGCCGATCGCCATGTCCCTGTCCGTCGCCTCGGTGAGGCCCGCGGCGTTGCCGCCGACGAAGCACACCGCCACGAACACCACCCACAGCGCGATGGCCCGCCACGGGTGCTCCGCACTCCACCGCGCCAACCGCACCGTCACCGGTCGCCTGCCCATACCCGGGTCCCCCTCCACGCGTCGGTCCTGCACCGACGGTGCTGACGCTAGGCAGGGCGGAGGGCCCGGACATCGGGGATCGGCCCCGGCTCGTCCCGGATCCGGCGAGCACCGGCCGGCCGGCCCGGCGGGGGTCGGCCAACCGGACAGAAAGGACCTTTCAGGGTACGAACCCGGGGGCGCGCCGGGAGCGCCCGGTGCGGCACACCGGCGCAACCCCGAGCCGTGTCGGGGTCATCCCCGGAGGGTTCCCCGGGGCCGTGGCTGGCAGCGCGGGCAGCTGAACGACGACCGGTTCATGAACGCCTCCCGCCGGATCGGCGCCCCGCACCGTCGGCAGGGCTCCCCCTCCCGGCCGTACGCGTTCAGCGACCGGTCGAAGTAGCCGCTCTCGCCGTTGACGTTGACGTACAGCTCGTCGAAGCTGGTGCCACCCTGCTTGATCGCCTCACCCAGCACGTCCCGGACGTGCCCGAGCAGCCGTCGCGCGGCCGGGGCGGTCAGCGCGTCGGTGGGTCGGGCGCCGTGCAGCTTCGCCCGCCACAGCGCCTCGTCGGCATAGATGTT
This genomic interval from Micromonospora sp. CCTCC AA 2012012 contains the following:
- a CDS encoding CAP domain-containing protein, encoding MEATGVYGWTDPIDPEGAPRRPEPPTDQPPAWLTDRPEPRSSYLFGDEPQEPTGAPRWQSEPTGRLPHPVAPFERAGHPVAPFERAAQDRTGELPYPVAPFERAAHDRTAPVDLTAVRGAGPDGSADGRHRNGRRFPRPLLIGGAAAAATLVVSLGVGALVLPNSDPRSDATAAVDDTVAAAPAVPDTSSAPADALAAPSPTTSPSATRPSPTPSRTVKPVPSRTTAASRDLPRSSAPSTTRAKTTSTTTGTGITAELQKVVDLVNAERAKAGCRALSVNSKLMTAAQRHSQDQADHRTMTHTGSDGSKVGQRLDRVGYAWRGYGENVAWGQPTPAEVMRDWMNSQGHRDNILNCSFTQIGVGVARSNGPYWTQDFGTPR
- a CDS encoding endo alpha-1,4 polygalactosaminidase; translation: MRNRPARLGRRGVRRMLAAALGLTLLAPLVACRATPLAPPGAPTVWPAASARHWQWQWQLTGPVDVTVDADVFLLDPVTTTAAETAALRARHRRLVCQVAVGTYAGTDPDASRWPVAVRGAPVAGRPGSRWLDVRRWDSLAPVLADRFRLCRGKGFGAVALADADAYAHRPGFPISFDDQLLVNRRLAALARSLDLSPGLVDAVPQVAALAPDFDFAVNQECVRRRECARLLPFVDADKPVFHVEYSGDPATFCVTTVGYGFASIRKDRSLDAWREPCPLP
- a CDS encoding MFS transporter; the protein is MSTDVRPGTVRTNVPARLDRLPWSRWHWMIVIGLGTVWILDGLEVTIVGNLSGKLAEPGSGLNITQSQVTGLAAALYVAGACVGALFFGWLTDRFGRKKLFLLTLGLYLVATAMTALSFDTWWFFLFRFLTGMGIGGEYAAINSAIDELIPARHRGRIDIIINGTFWLGAALGALLTVPLLNGLPTNLGWRVAFGLGAVLGVVILIVRRHVPESPRWLFIHGRADEANTLVDSVEAEVERETGKDLTEADNYIEIRQRKSTNFLDIAKTLFRRYPKRAVLGFSLFIGQAFLYNAITFGFAQILQTFFDVPPGNSGYYFAVIAVGNLLGPLFLGRLFDTVGRVPMIAGSYIGSGVLLLGTAWLFHSGVLSAVTMTACWCVVLFFASAGASAAYLTVSEIFPMETRAMAIAFFYALGTAAGGITGPLLFSKLVGSGKVGDTVLAFVIGASVMIIGGIVELVLGVKAEGKSLEDLATPLSAEHGDIPAQRGGTGTPAPATTTG
- a CDS encoding MMPL family transporter, which codes for MGRRPVTVRLARWSAEHPWRAIALWVVFVAVCFVGGNAAGLTEATDRDMAIGEAGRAQLIVDGGHFDDPAVENVLITPRTGALDPTAAKAAADDAAARLRQVTGVASVGTPVPSRDGAALLLPVTMSGDPKTASDRVQPLRDTTAQVQAAHPGLRVEQVGGPSINRALDDTLGKDFKRAELLSLPVTLAILIIAFGALIAAGVPVLLALSSVAAAMGLSTLASHLVPATDTTSSVILLIGMAVGVDYSLFYVRREREERARGRSGLDAVEIAAETSGHAVVVSGFAVIISMAGLLLANDAVFSSLAVGSILVVAVAVTGSLTVLPALLAKLGRWVDRPRVPLLWRLTAPRTGRHGGRGPRFWPAVLRPALRAPRITLVVSVGLLLALAAPALGMKLKFPGMEDLPRTTPAMQAYDRLTAAFPSTGTTHLVAVRAPAGQADRVRAALTDLAGRAAADPIFAPAEGDGPKVKVSADRRVSVLEVATPYASRTDEAARSLHRLRDDLAPATLRGIPGIEYAIGGGVADSEDYAAHIRDKLPLVMGFVLVLTFLVMVLTFRSVVVALTSIVLNLLSAGAAYGLLVLVFQGDWAGGLLGFTSMGAIVSWLPLFLFVVLFGLSMDYHVFVVSRIREGVRAGMPNRDAVAYGITSSAGVVTSAAIVMVGVFAIFASLSTIDMKQLGIGLAAAILLDATIIRAVVLPSLMTLLGDANWWAPRFLRGRVATPPADPPTPTPELVGAR